In Halorhabdus rudnickae, the following proteins share a genomic window:
- a CDS encoding IclR family transcriptional regulator: protein MHRSDGPSVEAVHTSLDVLEVVVDLGGAGVSEIARRLDRSKGGIYKHVRTLTDRGYLVEDGTTYRPGLRYWTIGTDVQDRLCPEGARSVVDDLAASIGHTVVLVIYERPTAAVMYSQAPTGNAVQPVAEGDSLPMYATAAGKAILAYLPEDEREAILDGDLPAHTDATLTDPKTITRALEDVREQRLARDHGEFLPDVEAIAAPIVDSAGYPRGAIAVTSGPEKLLEGDLEADASLVVSASKSLENTLTS, encoded by the coding sequence ATGCACCGATCAGATGGCCCGAGCGTCGAGGCGGTTCATACGAGCCTCGATGTCCTCGAAGTGGTCGTAGACCTCGGAGGAGCCGGAGTCAGTGAAATCGCCCGCCGACTCGACCGGTCGAAAGGGGGCATCTACAAGCACGTGCGGACGTTGACAGATCGAGGGTATCTCGTCGAGGACGGGACCACCTATCGGCCCGGGTTACGGTACTGGACGATCGGGACTGACGTCCAAGACCGGTTGTGCCCCGAAGGGGCCAGATCAGTCGTCGATGACCTGGCGGCATCGATCGGGCATACCGTCGTCCTGGTCATCTACGAACGGCCGACCGCGGCCGTCATGTACAGTCAGGCTCCGACCGGGAACGCCGTCCAGCCTGTCGCGGAGGGTGACTCGCTGCCGATGTACGCCACCGCCGCCGGAAAAGCCATCCTGGCGTACCTCCCTGAAGACGAACGCGAGGCGATCCTCGACGGCGACCTGCCCGCTCACACGGACGCGACGCTCACCGATCCGAAGACGATCACCAGGGCTCTCGAAGACGTTCGCGAACAACGGCTGGCCCGGGATCACGGAGAATTTCTCCCAGATGTCGAGGCGATCGCCGCGCCCATCGTCGACTCCGCCGGGTACCCCCGTGGTGCGATCGCGGTCACCAGCGGCCCGGAGAAACTACTAGAAGGAGATCTCGAGGCGGATGCGAGTCTGGTCGTCAGCGCGTCGAAGTCTCTGGAGAACACGTTGACCAGCTAA
- a CDS encoding HEAT repeat domain-containing protein, producing the protein MTNDTSDDPDDEAQRAKELRETVDPATATDDEIEALCALIDGHHGRSDAQEALWKIGAHPNCTRRVAEALQPYVVHETRRTREEARDMLMWVAQNDLDALDTTVEWLVENLDTEDEHVREPSVTALETLAETKSVLLRPHIDEIIDCLEDESLCGYAITLLATISYDYPMAIAPARHDLLALTEDETVEESPLSAPLVQIALVCPDIVDPVVEGLRDRLTEQAGPQQIGTAVALANVAIAYPDQLSVVVEELLRRVETETGDRFRNLPRGEILNTVGRIGAAHPDAVVPELDRITPHLESDDHRLRAGAVKALGDIATVRPAAVRPSVDDLVTLVDDNNESVRNAAVTELGKIAAADPAVAPRVVTALDDRFDSTADTTDPILAAVDERYSDDEVDMSGIIDAYKRIGAAHPEALDPAIEDLRTCLNDEALSCDAAEALGEIGASRSATVRPAVEDLREFLDDGSLHNRSAAAIALGKIGADDSEVAALIRDDLQTLVEDRQRYVREAAAEALGTIAAADTELPTTVSDSLWPLVDDEDRGVRVAALESLGKIGASDPNIDPHWFEELQADLGDVDAELREETAEALGRVGASHAELAAPAADVLQSRLDCDDEYIDVKASIAEAVRTIKRSHSDVVTRSETELQRYIDAVPPLHE; encoded by the coding sequence ATGACGAACGATACCTCAGACGACCCCGACGACGAAGCGCAACGAGCCAAGGAGCTCCGAGAAACAGTCGATCCCGCCACGGCGACGGACGACGAGATCGAGGCCCTGTGTGCGCTCATCGACGGCCACCACGGACGTTCGGACGCCCAGGAAGCCCTCTGGAAGATCGGGGCCCACCCCAACTGCACTCGACGCGTCGCAGAGGCCCTCCAACCGTACGTCGTCCACGAGACCAGACGGACACGGGAGGAGGCCCGCGACATGCTCATGTGGGTCGCACAGAATGACCTGGACGCGCTCGATACAACTGTCGAGTGGCTCGTGGAAAACCTCGACACCGAAGACGAGCACGTGCGAGAACCCTCTGTGACAGCGCTCGAGACACTCGCCGAGACCAAGTCCGTGCTGTTGCGCCCGCACATCGACGAGATCATCGACTGCCTCGAGGACGAGTCGCTGTGTGGCTATGCAATCACTCTGTTGGCGACGATCTCATACGACTACCCGATGGCGATCGCGCCTGCCAGACACGACCTGCTCGCACTGACCGAAGACGAGACGGTCGAGGAAAGTCCGTTGTCAGCGCCACTCGTCCAGATCGCGCTCGTCTGTCCCGATATCGTCGATCCCGTCGTCGAGGGCCTGCGAGACCGGCTTACCGAGCAGGCGGGACCACAGCAGATCGGCACTGCGGTCGCACTCGCAAACGTCGCTATCGCCTATCCTGACCAACTCTCGGTCGTCGTCGAAGAGCTGCTGAGACGTGTTGAAACGGAGACGGGAGATCGGTTTCGCAACCTGCCCCGTGGGGAGATACTCAACACTGTCGGGCGGATCGGTGCCGCACATCCCGATGCGGTCGTTCCCGAACTGGACCGTATCACCCCACACCTCGAAAGCGACGATCACCGTCTCCGAGCAGGTGCCGTGAAAGCCCTTGGCGACATCGCGACCGTCCGGCCTGCTGCTGTCCGACCAAGCGTCGACGACCTGGTGACGCTGGTAGACGACAATAACGAGTCCGTGCGCAACGCCGCCGTGACGGAACTCGGGAAGATTGCAGCAGCGGACCCTGCGGTCGCACCGCGCGTCGTTACGGCGTTGGACGACCGCTTCGACAGTACCGCGGACACCACAGACCCAATCCTCGCGGCGGTGGATGAGAGATATTCCGACGACGAGGTCGATATGTCTGGGATCATCGATGCGTACAAGCGAATCGGTGCCGCCCATCCCGAGGCACTCGACCCTGCCATTGAAGACCTCCGGACCTGCCTCAACGACGAGGCACTCTCGTGTGACGCCGCCGAAGCACTCGGCGAGATCGGTGCCAGCCGTTCAGCCACAGTTCGGCCAGCCGTTGAGGACCTTCGGGAGTTTCTCGACGACGGCTCGCTCCACAATCGGAGCGCCGCCGCAATCGCACTTGGGAAGATCGGGGCCGACGACTCCGAGGTTGCCGCGCTCATCCGAGACGATCTTCAGACGCTTGTCGAGGACAGACAACGGTACGTGCGCGAGGCGGCAGCCGAAGCACTCGGAACGATTGCAGCAGCCGACACGGAACTACCGACGACGGTCAGTGATAGCCTGTGGCCACTCGTGGACGACGAGGATCGCGGCGTTCGAGTGGCAGCCCTCGAATCCCTCGGGAAGATCGGCGCGTCGGATCCCAACATAGACCCACACTGGTTCGAGGAGTTGCAGGCCGACCTCGGTGATGTCGACGCTGAACTGCGGGAAGAGACTGCTGAAGCCCTCGGGCGGGTCGGCGCTTCCCACGCCGAACTTGCCGCCCCAGCCGCCGATGTCCTCCAGTCCCGCCTCGACTGTGACGACGAATATATTGACGTGAAGGCATCGATTGCCGAAGCGGTGCGGACGATCAAGCGATCCCACTCCGATGTCGTCACACGCTCCGAGACGGAACTCCAGCGGTACATCGATGCGGTGCCTCCCCTTCACGAGTAG
- a CDS encoding Mut7-C RNAse domain-containing protein, with protein sequence MRSERFLLDAMLGKLATYLRMCGYDAAYALDRGIEADDRLIAIAQAESRTVVTRDRSLAASAPDSALLESRDVHEQLRELVDAGVDLTPAGTPTRCGRCNGHLEATPVAGSTPAYAPDPDEADIWQCEDCGQYFWKGSHWDDVAQTLSEL encoded by the coding sequence ATGAGATCCGAGCGATTCCTTCTCGACGCCATGCTTGGTAAGCTTGCGACGTACCTGCGGATGTGTGGCTACGACGCGGCCTACGCGCTGGACCGTGGCATCGAAGCGGACGATCGACTTATCGCGATCGCGCAGGCGGAGAGTCGGACGGTGGTCACACGCGACCGATCGCTCGCCGCGAGCGCGCCAGACAGCGCCCTCCTCGAGTCGCGTGACGTTCACGAGCAGTTACGAGAACTCGTCGACGCGGGAGTGGATCTGACGCCGGCCGGGACGCCGACCCGCTGTGGCCGTTGCAACGGCCACTTGGAAGCGACCCCAGTTGCCGGATCGACGCCAGCGTATGCCCCCGATCCGGACGAAGCAGACATCTGGCAGTGCGAGGACTGCGGGCAGTACTTCTGGAAAGGGAGCCACTGGGACGACGTGGCCCAGACCCTCTCGGAACTGTAA
- a CDS encoding DUF5797 family protein, which produces MTLSEDALERLADVVALQPTKNAELQDRWGMENGSEVHTYLESELGEYYYRNEDSLICATPEAAQLVEDEGLIEGAAGDGVVHVPELQAAVLEVIAGPEGNPQSVVSVLQDLRQDGHDPDVDAVRSALGNLTDKGLLERVRTTVPTFRLAVERDELDVSVLEE; this is translated from the coding sequence ATGACGCTCTCCGAGGACGCCCTCGAGCGGCTGGCGGACGTCGTCGCCCTGCAGCCGACGAAGAACGCCGAGTTACAGGACCGATGGGGGATGGAAAACGGCAGCGAGGTCCACACGTATCTGGAGTCCGAACTCGGGGAATACTACTACCGCAACGAGGACAGCCTGATCTGTGCGACGCCGGAAGCCGCCCAGCTGGTCGAAGACGAGGGGTTGATCGAGGGGGCTGCCGGCGACGGAGTCGTCCACGTCCCTGAACTCCAGGCGGCCGTCCTAGAAGTCATCGCCGGACCCGAAGGAAATCCTCAGAGCGTGGTTAGCGTCCTGCAGGACCTCCGGCAGGACGGACACGATCCTGACGTCGATGCGGTCCGAAGCGCGCTCGGAAACTTGACCGACAAAGGGTTGCTCGAACGCGTTCGGACGACAGTCCCGACGTTCAGGCTGGCAGTCGAACGCGACGAACTCGACGTGTCTGTCCTCGAAGAGTGA
- a CDS encoding DUF5787 family protein, which translates to MAIDAEFDFELRICQWAERVWPPGRDRQRPVIVARQFGTKRRRWDTIVIECDPDGLRQRAEFGEQAIDSDLLDVLPHAPAEWAFYRDVLPDPGYPWRYVREAIHRATDRGILETRKYEGRIEIRRKYAYPDWVERIVAIENKPDLDASAARRLAPQIERDVAMGLADEVWVATAATGERVEPALLENLPVEAGILVVDPRAGDAEVAWHPRTLDPTTPGTRILERPVGGDHDASAARFEYADPEWKGHKRLEIAERAYARGWRKYVDTMRSDCRYFDTRWTTTGPVPYCRAKECQQTSSECRGSCSQFEPEPPAWRSKGWPLSGGPGKDIERVLDRRRRRHRPGLE; encoded by the coding sequence GTGGCGATCGACGCGGAATTCGACTTCGAGTTGCGGATCTGTCAGTGGGCCGAGCGCGTCTGGCCGCCCGGCCGCGACCGCCAGCGGCCGGTGATCGTCGCCCGCCAGTTCGGCACCAAACGCCGTCGGTGGGACACGATCGTCATCGAATGCGACCCTGACGGCCTCCGACAGCGGGCCGAGTTCGGCGAGCAAGCGATCGATTCCGATCTGCTGGACGTACTCCCACACGCACCCGCCGAATGGGCGTTCTATCGCGACGTACTCCCCGATCCCGGCTATCCCTGGCGGTACGTCCGTGAGGCGATCCATCGGGCCACAGACCGGGGTATTCTGGAGACGCGCAAGTACGAGGGTCGGATCGAGATCCGCCGAAAATACGCCTATCCGGACTGGGTCGAGCGGATCGTCGCTATCGAGAACAAGCCCGATCTCGATGCCAGTGCTGCCAGGCGCCTCGCTCCCCAGATCGAACGGGACGTCGCGATGGGGCTGGCCGACGAGGTGTGGGTGGCGACGGCCGCGACCGGCGAGCGGGTCGAACCTGCGTTGCTCGAAAACCTGCCTGTCGAGGCCGGCATTCTCGTTGTCGATCCCCGGGCCGGTGATGCTGAGGTGGCCTGGCATCCCCGGACATTGGATCCAACGACGCCCGGTACGCGTATTCTCGAACGGCCGGTCGGGGGCGATCACGACGCTTCGGCGGCTCGCTTCGAGTACGCCGATCCCGAATGGAAAGGCCACAAGCGCCTGGAGATCGCCGAGCGGGCATACGCACGGGGCTGGCGAAAGTACGTCGACACGATGCGTTCGGACTGCCGGTACTTCGACACCCGGTGGACGACAACCGGCCCGGTGCCGTACTGTCGGGCGAAAGAGTGCCAGCAGACGAGCTCGGAGTGCCGTGGCTCCTGTTCGCAGTTCGAGCCCGAACCGCCGGCCTGGCGGTCGAAAGGGTGGCCGCTCTCAGGCGGCCCTGGAAAAGATATCGAACGCGTTCTCGACCGGCGCCGACGGCGTCACCGGCCCGGACTGGAGTGA
- a CDS encoding bis(5'-nucleosyl)-tetraphosphatase yields MIEATSAGAILFRDTRGQREYLLLKSRPGDWEFPKGGVEGEEELQQTAIREVKEEAGISDFRLIDGFREEYDYVFEANGETIHKTVHLFIAKSFEASAELSKEHHDHQWRDYEQAKNTITQDGPREIFEEAHDFIDEKDV; encoded by the coding sequence ATGATTGAGGCCACGAGCGCGGGAGCCATCCTCTTTCGCGATACGCGTGGCCAGCGAGAGTACCTGCTGCTCAAGAGCCGACCGGGGGACTGGGAGTTCCCCAAGGGGGGCGTCGAGGGCGAGGAGGAACTCCAGCAAACTGCCATCCGCGAAGTGAAAGAGGAGGCCGGAATCAGCGATTTCCGGCTCATCGACGGCTTCCGTGAGGAGTACGACTACGTGTTCGAGGCGAACGGTGAGACCATCCACAAGACCGTCCACCTGTTCATCGCGAAGTCCTTCGAGGCCAGTGCCGAACTCTCGAAGGAACACCACGACCACCAGTGGCGTGACTACGAACAGGCGAAAAACACCATCACCCAGGACGGACCCCGCGAAATCTTCGAGGAGGCCCACGACTTCATCGACGAGAAAGACGTCTGA
- a CDS encoding uS10/mL48 family ribosomal protein → MPFVTTLTVESGDRHLLEDVVTEIKETAARKGVELKGPHPQSPEDITIPQSRGLSADGNQFDPWRHTVFTRTIEIVGHDEFARDVTEWEFPDRVHLEASVEQRRGAGR, encoded by the coding sequence ATGCCGTTCGTGACGACGTTGACGGTCGAGAGTGGGGATCGCCACCTGCTGGAGGACGTGGTGACCGAGATCAAGGAAACGGCCGCCCGCAAGGGTGTCGAACTAAAGGGCCCCCATCCCCAGTCCCCCGAGGACATCACCATCCCCCAGTCTCGGGGGTTGAGCGCAGATGGGAACCAGTTCGATCCCTGGCGACACACTGTCTTCACCCGCACGATCGAGATCGTCGGCCACGACGAGTTCGCCCGTGACGTGACCGAGTGGGAGTTCCCCGACCGCGTCCACCTCGAGGCGTCCGTCGAACAGCGTCGTGGCGCTGGTCGCTGA
- a CDS encoding amidohydrolase encodes MTETPEHLISLRRDLHRHPEPAWREFYTTARILEELDRIGVDDVFVGPDALASDARAGVPDADELGRWRERASEAGVDEQTLDRLEGGQTGAIAVLRRGEGPTVALRVDIDALPRTESTDPDHHPVAEEFRAEYDDAMHACGHDGHATIGVGVLEAIADSDFEGTLKVIFQPAEEVIGGGRAIAESGHLDDVDTLMAIHLGLGHPTGEVVAGVEGILAVSNLRAEFEGESAHAGGHPDRGRNAVQAMATAVQNLYAIPRHGEGMTRVNAGNVGGGSASNVIPESAYIDGEVRGETTRLMEYMRDRAETVIESAAEMHDCEVAIERTGQAPSADPDPSLRELIYEVTSGISGVDSRLRRAELGGSEDATYLMRRVQQRGGEATFVGIGTDHPGGHHTATFDIDEASIGIGVAALREAILTIADRDE; translated from the coding sequence ATGACCGAAACGCCGGAGCACCTCATCTCGTTGCGACGAGACCTGCACCGCCATCCGGAGCCGGCCTGGCGGGAGTTCTATACGACCGCCCGGATCCTCGAGGAACTCGACCGAATCGGCGTCGACGACGTCTTCGTCGGCCCAGACGCCCTCGCGAGCGATGCCCGGGCCGGCGTCCCCGACGCGGACGAACTCGGCCGGTGGCGAGAGCGCGCCAGCGAGGCCGGTGTCGACGAGCAGACTCTCGACCGGCTCGAAGGGGGTCAGACAGGCGCAATTGCGGTCCTGCGGCGCGGAGAGGGACCAACCGTCGCCCTCCGGGTGGACATCGACGCCCTCCCACGGACCGAGTCTACCGACCCGGACCATCACCCAGTCGCCGAGGAGTTCCGTGCTGAGTACGACGACGCGATGCACGCCTGTGGCCACGACGGTCACGCGACCATCGGTGTCGGCGTCCTCGAAGCGATCGCTGACAGCGACTTCGAGGGGACACTGAAAGTAATCTTTCAACCTGCCGAGGAGGTGATCGGCGGCGGGCGGGCGATCGCCGAAAGCGGGCACCTCGATGACGTCGACACCCTGATGGCGATCCACCTCGGACTCGGGCATCCCACCGGGGAAGTCGTCGCCGGAGTCGAAGGAATCCTGGCTGTCTCGAACCTTCGGGCGGAATTCGAGGGCGAGTCCGCCCACGCTGGTGGGCACCCCGATCGCGGTCGAAACGCCGTCCAAGCGATGGCGACGGCCGTCCAGAACCTCTACGCAATCCCGCGCCACGGCGAGGGAATGACGCGAGTCAACGCCGGGAATGTCGGTGGTGGTTCGGCCTCGAACGTCATCCCGGAATCAGCGTATATCGACGGTGAAGTCCGCGGGGAGACGACACGCCTGATGGAGTATATGCGTGACCGAGCCGAGACGGTCATCGAATCAGCCGCGGAGATGCACGACTGCGAGGTAGCCATCGAGAGGACGGGCCAAGCCCCCAGCGCAGACCCGGATCCATCACTCCGGGAACTGATCTACGAGGTCACCAGCGGGATCTCGGGCGTCGACTCCCGACTCCGGAGGGCAGAACTCGGGGGAAGCGAGGACGCGACGTATCTCATGCGTCGCGTCCAGCAGCGGGGCGGCGAGGCGACGTTCGTCGGCATCGGGACGGACCACCCGGGCGGCCATCACACCGCGACGTTCGACATTGACGAGGCGTCGATCGGGATCGGCGTCGCGGCGCTGCGCGAGGCGATTCTGACGATCGCCGATCGGGACGAGTGA
- a CDS encoding type IV pilin, translating into MDREQFQRNNSAVAPLIGVILMIAITVLLAATVGAFVMEMEMPDRDLVTAVDLQITLEDGGNETQLRHNGGNAVPVEKTLVVIEGASPSSVDGEYQLAALDPSLSPDDTMTAATTIRINNSDFGTSVDFTGASITIVTENSQGRTVTLYEWDGPDA; encoded by the coding sequence ATGGACAGAGAGCAGTTTCAGCGGAACAATTCGGCGGTCGCACCACTCATCGGTGTGATCTTGATGATCGCGATCACTGTGTTGCTGGCAGCGACCGTCGGCGCGTTCGTCATGGAGATGGAGATGCCCGATCGCGATCTCGTTACGGCGGTCGATCTACAGATCACACTCGAAGATGGTGGCAACGAGACGCAACTCCGCCACAACGGTGGCAACGCAGTCCCGGTCGAAAAGACGCTCGTCGTTATCGAGGGGGCCTCACCGTCGAGTGTCGACGGCGAGTATCAACTCGCGGCCCTCGACCCCTCCCTCTCGCCCGACGACACGATGACGGCAGCGACGACGATAAGAATAAACAATAGTGATTTCGGGACATCAGTGGACTTCACCGGAGCATCGATAACGATCGTCACGGAGAACTCTCAGGGACGGACCGTTACGCTCTACGAGTGGGACGGGCCGGACGCCTGA
- a CDS encoding geranylgeranyl reductase family protein: protein MTTEAYDVVVAGAGTAGCYAAATIANEGLDVAILERKSEEEAGHIACGDALKGAGHFPEAIPRSQIEPAFTNTDVDHGRFEIPAEDTVVNIPIPGELAVIDRWEYGRRLIDGAADAGVEFHFDTVVQDVLQNGTVEGLEAIRNGEPVAYEASIVIDAAGALSILQDEADLEAATFDTNVTYSQFCSAYREIVEVEEPVEWNDALVFKPTERSAGYLWYFPRTETEINVGLGFQMNEEPMELVDALKRDIRDREEFQGATVEDKLGAALPTRRPYDSAVAPGLMAVGDAAGHVNPTTGGGIAGAAYAGKYAGEQAVEAIADGDLSEDALWRYNERVMDHFGSRYAALDVYNIFSTAYDIDDLMGLLARLPVSKLSEALYSGSADLSWPLKVKMALKSVGHWGTILDLYRTKNHADDLMDHYEAYPDSPGAFADWQARRDEILQRVYETTGAEPKY, encoded by the coding sequence ATGACCACTGAAGCGTACGACGTCGTCGTCGCGGGAGCCGGAACTGCCGGTTGTTACGCAGCGGCGACGATCGCCAACGAGGGTCTGGACGTGGCGATCCTCGAGCGCAAGTCCGAGGAGGAAGCGGGACACATCGCCTGTGGCGACGCCCTGAAGGGAGCGGGTCACTTCCCGGAGGCGATCCCCCGATCACAGATTGAACCCGCCTTCACGAACACGGATGTCGATCACGGGCGCTTCGAGATTCCCGCGGAGGACACCGTTGTCAACATCCCGATCCCCGGCGAACTCGCGGTCATCGACCGCTGGGAGTACGGCCGTCGACTCATCGACGGGGCAGCAGATGCAGGCGTCGAGTTCCACTTCGATACGGTCGTCCAGGACGTTCTCCAGAACGGGACGGTCGAAGGCCTCGAAGCGATCCGGAACGGGGAACCGGTGGCCTACGAGGCATCGATCGTCATCGACGCCGCCGGCGCGCTATCGATCCTTCAGGACGAGGCCGACCTCGAGGCGGCGACATTCGACACGAACGTCACCTACTCGCAGTTCTGTTCGGCTTACCGGGAGATCGTCGAGGTTGAGGAACCTGTCGAGTGGAACGATGCACTCGTGTTCAAACCGACCGAGCGCTCGGCGGGATACCTCTGGTACTTCCCTCGCACCGAGACGGAGATAAACGTCGGTCTGGGCTTTCAGATGAACGAGGAACCGATGGAGTTAGTCGACGCCCTGAAACGAGATATTCGGGATCGCGAGGAGTTCCAGGGTGCGACCGTCGAGGACAAACTCGGTGCCGCACTCCCGACTCGCCGCCCGTACGACTCGGCGGTTGCCCCCGGATTGATGGCCGTCGGCGACGCCGCCGGTCACGTCAATCCCACTACTGGCGGGGGAATCGCCGGGGCCGCCTACGCAGGCAAGTACGCTGGCGAACAGGCGGTCGAGGCAATCGCGGACGGTGATCTCTCCGAGGACGCACTCTGGCGGTACAACGAACGAGTGATGGACCACTTCGGGTCGCGGTACGCCGCCCTCGACGTCTACAACATCTTCAGTACGGCCTACGACATCGACGACCTGATGGGGTTGCTTGCGCGCCTCCCGGTGAGCAAGCTCTCGGAGGCACTTTACTCGGGCTCGGCCGACCTCTCCTGGCCCCTGAAGGTAAAGATGGCACTGAAAAGCGTCGGCCACTGGGGAACGATACTGGATCTCTATCGGACGAAAAACCACGCCGACGACCTCATGGATCACTACGAGGCCTATCCCGACTCGCCGGGGGCCTTCGCAGACTGGCAGGCCCGCCGTGACGAGATCTTACAGCGTGTCTACGAGACGACTGGTGCCGAGCCGAAGTACTGA
- a CDS encoding 2Fe-2S iron-sulfur cluster-binding protein, translating into MSTYTVEFVGTGETVQVEDTETILSRCLDEGIAQEYSCRVGMCLACSAEIIEGEVTQPAARGLTEQEMENYALTCMARPQSDLKLDRGKYPPSIESEIEADASTGDGAAADD; encoded by the coding sequence ATGAGCACGTACACCGTGGAGTTTGTGGGTACGGGCGAAACCGTGCAAGTCGAGGACACCGAGACCATTCTGAGCCGGTGTCTCGACGAAGGCATCGCCCAAGAGTACTCCTGTCGAGTCGGGATGTGTCTCGCCTGTAGCGCGGAGATCATCGAAGGCGAGGTGACTCAGCCGGCTGCGCGAGGCCTGACCGAGCAGGAAATGGAGAATTACGCGTTGACCTGTATGGCTCGCCCGCAGTCAGATCTCAAACTCGACCGCGGGAAGTACCCGCCGAGCATCGAGAGCGAGATCGAAGCCGACGCGAGTACCGGCGACGGAGCCGCGGCCGACGACTGA
- a CDS encoding FAD-dependent oxidoreductase yields the protein MSTHVAIVGAYGSAGSAVAGELADDPDVELTLIDDGDPGGGLCILRGCMPSKEVLSAAEHRFAARHDPRLRGDAHDVDLEAVVERKNGHTSDWAAHRRDSIAELADRENVEFIHDTARFVDDRVLEVDGRRLEPDYVVIATGSNVAIPPIPGIEDVPVQTSADVLDRTDFGDSGIALGLGYIGLELVPYLAEAADMDLTVVEALPDVLDEADAPFGEELLSYYREHFDVDVLIDAEGKHVEQSADGVRMTVDVGGETRTLEAEELFAFTGREPALDRLGIGNTSLSPGEGWVSDTMQAAGDDRVFVVGDVNGREPILHVAKEEGFTAAENVRRHRGGDPLEEYDNVHHHVIFSGLGVLPFARVGHSVESAEAADLEFVTATRAASSDGVFKTKNVGDGLARLVVGTDGTVLGYQGLHYHADVMAKTMQLAVEMELDVREIPDRAYHPTTPEIIDGLLSDAAAELE from the coding sequence ATGAGCACACACGTAGCTATCGTCGGCGCGTATGGCAGCGCCGGCTCGGCTGTGGCGGGCGAACTGGCTGACGATCCGGACGTCGAATTGACGCTGATCGACGACGGCGATCCGGGCGGCGGCCTCTGTATCCTTCGGGGTTGTATGCCATCGAAGGAGGTTCTCTCGGCGGCCGAGCATCGCTTCGCCGCGAGACACGACCCGCGACTCCGTGGGGACGCACACGATGTCGATCTCGAAGCCGTCGTCGAGCGCAAGAACGGACACACCTCGGACTGGGCAGCACACCGACGTGATTCGATCGCCGAACTGGCCGACCGCGAAAACGTGGAATTCATCCACGACACCGCACGGTTCGTCGACGACCGAGTGCTCGAAGTCGACGGCCGACGGCTCGAACCCGACTACGTCGTGATCGCGACGGGGTCAAACGTGGCGATCCCGCCGATCCCCGGAATCGAAGACGTCCCCGTCCAGACGAGTGCGGACGTCCTCGATCGCACCGACTTCGGCGACTCCGGTATTGCGCTGGGGCTGGGGTACATCGGGCTGGAACTCGTCCCGTACCTGGCGGAAGCCGCCGATATGGATCTTACCGTCGTCGAGGCACTGCCCGACGTACTCGACGAAGCAGACGCCCCGTTCGGCGAGGAATTGCTCTCCTATTACCGCGAACACTTCGATGTCGATGTCCTGATCGACGCCGAAGGAAAGCACGTCGAGCAGTCAGCCGACGGCGTCCGGATGACAGTCGATGTCGGTGGCGAGACGCGCACGCTCGAGGCCGAGGAACTGTTCGCGTTCACCGGCCGCGAACCGGCGCTCGATCGACTCGGGATCGGAAACACGTCGCTGTCGCCGGGCGAGGGCTGGGTGTCTGACACGATGCAGGCCGCCGGTGATGACCGAGTGTTCGTCGTGGGCGACGTCAACGGCAGGGAACCGATCCTTCACGTTGCCAAAGAAGAGGGATTCACCGCCGCCGAGAACGTCCGTCGTCACCGCGGGGGCGACCCCCTCGAGGAGTACGATAACGTCCACCATCACGTCATCTTCTCAGGACTCGGCGTCCTGCCCTTTGCCCGCGTCGGACACTCCGTGGAGTCGGCCGAGGCCGCCGACCTGGAGTTCGTCACCGCCACGCGGGCGGCCTCGAGCGACGGTGTCTTCAAGACCAAGAACGTCGGCGATGGCCTCGCGCGACTCGTTGTCGGGACGGACGGTACCGTGCTCGGCTATCAGGGGTTGCACTATCACGCCGACGTGATGGCTAAGACGATGCAACTGGCTGTCGAAATGGAACTGGACGTCCGGGAGATTCCCGACCGGGCATACCACCCGACGACACCCGAGATCATCGACGGCCTCCTCAGCGACGCGGCAGCAGAACTCGAGTGA